AAGCTCATAGGTGCGACGTCGTATCTCAAGATAAACGGCGTACTTTTCGATGCTCGCCGCAATCTTCAGGACGATCCTCCTGCCCCCTCGTACAAGCTTGCCTGCCACCTCCACCAGCATCCACCGGATGCTCTTGATCGTTTTCGTTCGCCACGCTTCGGGCATCGTGAGTATCTTCTGGGCAAGGAATAAATTGTAGGTCATGACTCCGATGCCGAAATACACGGCATTGGCCCCGAAGTCTCCGCTGGGCATCTGCCCCATTCCAAACCCGTTCTTCAGCTCCTTGATATGGTTCTCAATGTGGGCGCGGGCATTGTACGACCATACCACTTCTTCCGCAGGACGCTCATCGGTCATGCTCGCTGCAATGGCGTGATAGCACCACGTGTCCGTGAACAGGTCTCCCTGGCGCTCCTTCCATCTGAGTACAATAAGCCGGAACACCACTTTCCCCTGTTGCATGGCATGGACTACCTCGGCAATCTCCCGGTCTGTTGCATCTCCCTCTCGATTCTTATAGGGCCGCCAGGAATACGCGGGAATCGCTCCTATCAAGGCCTTTACCGCCTCATCCTTATCCGCTCCCACTGCCCACCGCTTGCAATTGGCTTCCAGATAGGCAAGTATGTCCGTCTCGTAATACTCGGCGTCCAGAAGGGTTTCCTCGATCTGTTTGCCTGCCGGCAGCTTTCCAAACGCCTTCTTGACCGTTGCCAGCTTGCCGCCATTGTCATTGCCCTCCTTAAACTCATAGCTTATGGCAAGGCCGTTTTCTTTCAAGGTCGCCACCACCGGACGATACCCCTTGAATCCCAGATAGGTCATGTGGGCGTCTCGCTTCTCCGCCTCGATGATCGTCGGATCGATGATCAGCGTGTAACCGGTCCGTGAGTCTTTCTTG
The DNA window shown above is from Candidatus Eisenbacteria bacterium and carries:
- a CDS encoding IS1380 family transposase, coding for MIRQTVLPFKLKRTEERITARSGLALYAEFIQAMKVETLIDRHFPRPGSGRGFSAGAYVMPLTLMQYGGGAAIDDIGEIRDDQTLREAICLKTIPTSAAIGDWLRRMGGRDGIDTMEQVNDELIRAILKKDSRTGYTLIIDPTIIEAEKRDAHMTYLGFKGYRPVVATLKENGLAISYEFKEGNDNGGKLATVKKAFGKLPAGKQIEETLLDAEYYETDILAYLEANCKRWAVGADKDEAVKALIGAIPAYSWRPYKNREGDATDREIAEVVHAMQQGKVVFRLIVLRWKERQGDLFTDTWCYHAIAASMTDERPAEEVVWSYNARAHIENHIKELKNGFGMGQMPSGDFGANAVYFGIGVMTYNLFLAQKILTMPEAWRTKTIKSIRWMLVEVAGKLVRGGRRIVLKIAASIEKYAVYLEIRRRTYELMRA